A single genomic interval of uncultured Sunxiuqinia sp. harbors:
- a CDS encoding glycosyl hydrolase, which yields MQNIQLHKVVIFSILAILLQGCVNSSSTKKPILEQRTAEENAKSLVFWHWIHGAISKEGITADLEAMKSAGLGGAYIFSIRGVTEPPLFEPSVETLSPEWWGMIKHAMSEADRLGLELGMNGTDGFTCAGGPWITPEMSMQKVVWADTVVDGSQIFNDKLPQPEMYEDYYEDIATFAYPAVDGAGMSSYNLHPVVTTSLKGKDLQFLAEKDNDKQFSTDEPCWIQFAFDEPFTCHSVVINTGWNNYQSNRLIIETSNDGTQFKRHTRLIPPRAGWLDLDADATQTIEPTTARYFRFVYDPDGSEPGAEDLDDAKWSPTLRIKGLELSGEAKIHQFEGKNGSIWRISSKTDDRLLPASGCVSKDQLINISESLQADGRLNWNVPDGKWVILRMGHTSTGHENYVGGAGKGLECDKFSPDVVRFHFDHWFGEAFRQIGPELAPKVLKNFLIDSWECGSQNWSPVFQEEFKKRRGYDITTYLPLMAGVAIQSRDFSERVLADVRKTVAELFNDNFYKVLVDEVHAKGCLFAAESVAPVGVTDGMLHFKEVDIPMGEFWFRSPSHDKPNDILDAVSAAHVYGKKIIQAESFTEIRLDWDEHPGMLKTTVDRNFAVGINRIVPHVYAHNPWLDRKPGMTLDKIGTYFQRDQTWWKPGRAFFSYLTNCQRQLQKGNPVVDIAVFTGEEVPRRALLPDRLVDILPGIMGEKRVETEQIRLANKGAPTWVRPQGVTTQENMANPEEWVDPLNGYAYDSFNKDALLRLAEVEDGRIVLPGGANYGMLVIPGNRKMAPHGGEQMSVEVAQKLLQLAKDGATILMMDKPTRTIGVTSESSNDEELKTIVEELFRGDRKMISNAGGRQFEMWEKGKGRILQGPYRASSFDLVGIEKDFQAIDQENKAAKMIAWNHRTEGDEDIYFIANQLDKKRVLKLSFRIQNKVPKIFNPVTGDTIAVNNWVNENGCTKLTYKFNPNESLFVVFKGGISSENRVGENNWIEPETIITIDGVWQVNFDPAFGGPKKTVTFSRLTDWSKNQDNRIRYYSGTATYSKVFQFGGSIDENSSYWVELEDFANIAEVKLNGQNVGVSWTPPFRLQIDGALKQGENILQIEVTNTWANRLIGDHDLPEEQRVSWTTAPYRLEGRPLLPAGLFGPVKISQSK from the coding sequence ATGCAAAACATACAGCTTCATAAGGTGGTCATCTTTTCCATTTTAGCAATTCTGCTTCAGGGATGTGTAAATTCTTCTTCAACGAAGAAACCCATACTGGAGCAGCGAACAGCAGAGGAAAATGCGAAATCACTTGTCTTTTGGCACTGGATACATGGTGCCATTTCAAAAGAAGGAATTACGGCTGACTTAGAAGCTATGAAAAGTGCCGGACTTGGTGGTGCTTACATTTTTTCAATTCGCGGAGTTACTGAGCCCCCTTTATTTGAACCTTCGGTAGAGACTTTATCTCCGGAATGGTGGGGAATGATAAAACATGCGATGAGTGAGGCCGATCGTTTGGGTCTGGAATTAGGAATGAACGGAACTGACGGTTTTACCTGTGCTGGTGGTCCATGGATTACACCCGAAATGTCGATGCAGAAAGTCGTTTGGGCTGATACGGTTGTTGATGGTTCACAAATCTTTAATGACAAGTTGCCCCAGCCTGAAATGTACGAAGATTATTATGAAGACATCGCCACGTTTGCTTATCCGGCTGTTGATGGGGCAGGGATGAGCTCATATAATCTACATCCTGTTGTTACCACCAGTTTAAAAGGAAAAGATCTTCAGTTTTTGGCAGAGAAAGACAATGACAAACAGTTTTCAACCGATGAACCATGTTGGATTCAGTTTGCTTTTGATGAGCCGTTTACCTGTCATTCTGTTGTCATTAATACAGGCTGGAATAATTACCAGTCGAATCGTTTGATTATTGAAACGAGCAATGATGGCACTCAATTTAAAAGGCATACCCGGTTGATACCTCCGCGCGCTGGTTGGTTGGATTTAGATGCTGATGCCACTCAAACGATTGAGCCGACAACTGCTCGCTATTTTCGCTTTGTTTATGATCCCGATGGTTCTGAGCCGGGTGCTGAGGATTTGGATGATGCTAAGTGGAGCCCAACCCTCAGAATTAAAGGACTGGAATTATCTGGAGAAGCTAAAATTCATCAGTTTGAAGGAAAGAATGGAAGCATTTGGCGAATCAGCTCTAAAACGGATGATCGGCTGTTACCTGCTTCTGGCTGCGTTTCAAAGGATCAACTGATTAATATCAGCGAATCACTACAAGCTGATGGCCGTTTGAATTGGAATGTTCCTGATGGGAAATGGGTGATCTTGCGGATGGGACACACATCAACCGGTCATGAAAACTACGTTGGAGGTGCCGGAAAAGGCTTGGAATGCGACAAGTTTAGTCCGGATGTCGTGCGGTTTCATTTCGATCACTGGTTTGGTGAAGCTTTCCGACAAATAGGGCCGGAACTCGCACCAAAAGTATTGAAGAATTTTCTGATTGATAGCTGGGAGTGTGGAAGTCAGAATTGGTCTCCGGTTTTTCAGGAGGAATTTAAAAAACGCAGAGGTTACGATATCACGACCTATTTACCTCTCATGGCTGGCGTTGCCATTCAGAGTCGTGATTTTTCGGAGCGGGTTTTGGCTGATGTTCGGAAAACGGTTGCCGAACTGTTTAATGATAACTTTTACAAGGTGCTGGTTGATGAAGTTCATGCAAAAGGATGCTTGTTTGCCGCCGAAAGTGTTGCTCCGGTGGGCGTGACAGATGGAATGCTGCACTTTAAAGAAGTTGATATTCCGATGGGGGAGTTCTGGTTTCGTAGTCCTTCTCACGACAAGCCAAACGATATTTTAGATGCTGTTTCCGCTGCCCATGTTTATGGAAAAAAGATTATTCAGGCCGAAAGTTTTACTGAAATACGACTCGACTGGGATGAACACCCGGGAATGCTGAAAACGACTGTTGATCGGAATTTTGCAGTTGGAATCAATCGGATTGTTCCTCATGTTTATGCGCATAATCCTTGGCTCGATCGAAAGCCCGGAATGACTCTGGATAAGATTGGAACGTACTTTCAACGCGATCAAACCTGGTGGAAACCCGGCCGTGCTTTTTTTTCCTACCTAACCAATTGCCAACGCCAGTTGCAAAAAGGAAACCCGGTTGTTGATATTGCCGTGTTTACCGGAGAGGAAGTTCCCAGAAGAGCTTTGTTGCCGGATCGTTTGGTTGATATTTTGCCGGGAATTATGGGTGAGAAACGAGTCGAAACTGAGCAAATCCGTTTAGCAAACAAAGGAGCTCCTACATGGGTGCGTCCCCAGGGAGTAACTACACAAGAAAATATGGCGAACCCTGAAGAATGGGTTGATCCGCTGAATGGCTATGCGTATGATTCTTTCAATAAAGATGCTTTATTGAGATTAGCGGAGGTTGAAGATGGCCGAATTGTGTTACCGGGTGGTGCAAATTACGGAATGCTGGTTATTCCGGGTAATCGTAAAATGGCTCCCCACGGTGGTGAGCAAATGAGTGTTGAGGTAGCACAAAAGTTACTTCAACTAGCCAAGGATGGAGCAACTATTCTGATGATGGATAAGCCAACTCGCACAATTGGGGTGACTTCGGAATCGTCGAACGATGAGGAGTTGAAAACGATAGTCGAAGAGCTGTTTCGTGGCGATCGTAAAATGATTTCAAATGCGGGCGGGCGCCAATTTGAGATGTGGGAAAAAGGCAAAGGGAGAATTCTTCAAGGACCATATCGGGCTTCTTCGTTTGATTTGGTCGGAATTGAGAAGGACTTTCAAGCCATTGATCAAGAAAATAAAGCCGCAAAGATGATAGCCTGGAACCACCGAACTGAAGGTGATGAGGATATTTATTTCATTGCGAATCAGCTGGACAAAAAAAGAGTGCTGAAATTGTCGTTTCGCATTCAAAATAAGGTGCCGAAGATTTTTAATCCGGTTACTGGAGATACAATTGCTGTTAATAATTGGGTGAATGAAAATGGTTGTACAAAATTGACTTATAAATTCAATCCAAATGAGTCATTGTTTGTGGTTTTTAAAGGAGGAATATCTTCAGAAAATAGGGTAGGTGAAAACAACTGGATTGAACCAGAAACTATTATAACGATTGATGGTGTTTGGCAGGTGAATTTTGATCCGGCTTTTGGCGGCCCTAAAAAAACCGTCACATTTTCAAGGTTAACCGATTGGAGTAAAAATCAGGATAACCGGATTCGCTATTATTCAGGCACGGCAACTTATTCCAAGGTTTTTCAATTTGGAGGAAGTATTGATGAGAATTCCAGTTATTGGGTTGAATTAGAAGACTTTGCGAACATCGCTGAAGTGAAATTGAACGGCCAAAATGTTGGCGTAAGCTGGACTCCACCATTTCGTTTGCAGATAGATGGTGCATTAAAACAAGGCGAAAATATTTTGCAAATTGAAGTGACCAACACGTGGGCAAATCGCCTGATTGGTGATCATGATTTGCCCGAAGAGCAACGGGTAAGCTGGACAACTGCTCCCTATCGATTGGAGGGCCGTCCATTGCTTCCAGCCGGCTTGTTTGGACCGGTAAAAATTAGTCAGTCAAAATAG
- a CDS encoding glycoside hydrolase family 2 TIM barrel-domain containing protein, producing the protein MIRFSILALVLILSCGVSSSAQRLIELPEAIPPVPHVYNTEPWEDPQITELNRDLARATSYSFETESEAVVGDREQTSRYLNLNGEWDFNFAIKPADAPSDFYKSRVVGWDKIDVPSNWELKGYDKPVYKSSVYPFRPINPPYVPNDYNAIGSYQRTFTVPDDWNDMNVTLHFGAVSSAFKVWVNGQFLGYGEDSFLPSEFNISAYLKEGENKLSVQVIRWSDGAYLEDQDHWHVSGIQREVLLLAEPKLRIADFHYQTNLDEDYKDAVLSIRPRLENLTGDTIKGYKLEAQLYDPENNKVFEQALIKSAEEILTEAYPRLDNVKFGLLETKVENPLKWSAEVPNLYTLVLSLKDNDGNLLEAKSCKVGFREIEFAEDDRKLLINGKVTYLYGVNRHDHDPVKGKALTREDIRKDIEQIKQFNFNCVRTSHYPNDPYLYDLCDEYGLYVIDEANFETHGLGGKLANDPKWLNAHMQRVVRMVERDKNHPSVIFWSLGNEAGRGPATASMAAWAYDFDITRPIHYEPAMGDQHAEGYVPFGDPDYPKDHSHRIQTPLDEPYVDMISRMYPALYTGPLLVNQDNGDNRPIFWCEYAHSMGNSTGNMKEFWDQIRSQPRMIGGCIWDYKDQGLLKTDSLGNQFFGYGGDFGARLNDNNFCVNGIVASNGRPKPAIYECKHVYQPVECELVDAEKALIKVINRNSVQLIDSYGVRLKIREDGLVIKSVDLPTIDLAPGKDTLIDLSSYLPRFKAGLEYLADIHFLLSQTTEWAQAGFEVASNQFALTGIPQTQTKAKTFSTVRMKQDDQSISVFGDDFQLLIDKANGALTSYKLKEVEQIYRPLLPNFSRPLTDNDERGWRPNEKLKEWYEATPDLKSFTAEKKSECMVAIEAIYSLVDGKATVTVNYQVNGDGVIKVNYLLEPLDRLPNIPKVGMQCGIKRSYDQIAWYGRGLYENYIDRREGFPAEIYRLPIELFMEPYVMPQENGNRTDVRWMYLSDQQSNGLLVVADSLLSMSAWPYTEQNINKAKHTNELKDAGFITLNIDLIQMGVGGNDSWSDVAAPLEKYQIPAQRYAYSFYLLPTQLKAEKLSQTARKIKF; encoded by the coding sequence ATGATTAGATTTTCAATTTTAGCACTTGTCTTGATTCTTAGTTGTGGGGTAAGTTCTTCTGCTCAACGGTTGATTGAATTGCCAGAAGCCATTCCTCCGGTTCCGCATGTTTACAACACGGAGCCATGGGAAGATCCGCAGATTACTGAGCTAAACAGAGATTTGGCTCGTGCAACGTCCTATTCTTTTGAAACTGAATCGGAAGCAGTGGTTGGTGATCGGGAGCAAACTTCCCGTTACCTTAATTTAAATGGGGAGTGGGATTTCAATTTTGCCATAAAACCAGCCGATGCGCCCAGCGATTTTTACAAATCTCGTGTTGTGGGGTGGGATAAAATAGATGTGCCATCGAATTGGGAATTGAAAGGTTACGACAAGCCCGTTTACAAAAGTTCGGTTTATCCTTTTCGTCCAATCAATCCGCCATACGTGCCGAACGATTATAATGCAATCGGCTCCTATCAACGGACATTTACGGTTCCTGACGATTGGAACGATATGAATGTAACCTTGCACTTTGGCGCCGTCAGTTCGGCCTTCAAGGTATGGGTGAACGGTCAATTTTTGGGTTATGGCGAAGATAGCTTCCTCCCTTCCGAATTCAATATTTCGGCTTATTTAAAAGAAGGTGAAAACAAACTGTCGGTTCAGGTAATTCGATGGAGCGACGGCGCTTATTTGGAGGATCAGGATCATTGGCATGTAAGCGGTATTCAGCGCGAAGTGTTATTGCTGGCCGAACCTAAGTTGCGAATCGCTGATTTTCATTATCAAACCAATTTGGATGAGGATTACAAAGATGCGGTTTTAAGCATTCGTCCGCGTTTGGAAAACCTGACCGGCGACACGATAAAAGGCTACAAGCTCGAAGCACAATTATACGATCCTGAAAACAATAAAGTATTTGAGCAAGCACTAATAAAATCAGCTGAGGAGATTTTAACAGAAGCCTATCCTCGCTTGGATAATGTGAAATTTGGTTTGTTGGAAACCAAAGTTGAAAATCCACTGAAGTGGAGTGCTGAAGTTCCCAACCTATACACATTGGTGCTTTCATTAAAAGATAATGATGGCAATTTGCTGGAAGCTAAAAGCTGCAAAGTTGGCTTTCGCGAAATTGAGTTTGCTGAGGATGATCGTAAGTTGCTGATCAACGGAAAGGTCACCTATTTGTATGGAGTCAACCGGCACGATCATGATCCGGTGAAGGGAAAGGCGCTTACAAGAGAAGATATTCGAAAAGACATCGAACAAATCAAGCAATTCAACTTTAATTGTGTGCGGACGAGCCATTATCCAAATGATCCGTATTTGTATGATTTGTGTGATGAATACGGCCTTTATGTAATTGACGAGGCCAATTTTGAAACACACGGTTTGGGTGGGAAATTAGCCAATGATCCGAAATGGTTGAATGCACATATGCAGCGGGTTGTTCGAATGGTTGAGCGAGATAAGAATCACCCGAGTGTCATTTTTTGGAGCCTTGGGAATGAAGCCGGCCGTGGTCCTGCCACGGCTTCGATGGCGGCGTGGGCATACGATTTTGATATTACCCGCCCAATTCATTACGAGCCGGCAATGGGTGATCAGCATGCCGAGGGCTACGTCCCGTTTGGTGATCCCGATTATCCGAAGGATCATTCACACCGTATTCAAACACCTCTGGATGAACCTTACGTGGATATGATCAGTCGTATGTATCCGGCACTGTATACCGGGCCGCTTTTAGTCAACCAGGACAATGGGGACAATCGCCCGATTTTTTGGTGCGAATATGCTCATTCTATGGGGAACTCAACGGGTAATATGAAAGAATTTTGGGATCAAATTCGCTCTCAACCACGAATGATTGGCGGTTGTATCTGGGATTATAAAGATCAGGGATTATTGAAAACAGATTCGTTGGGCAACCAATTTTTTGGTTATGGAGGCGATTTTGGAGCCCGGCTAAACGACAACAATTTTTGCGTCAACGGGATTGTTGCTTCCAACGGGCGACCAAAGCCTGCCATTTACGAGTGCAAGCACGTTTATCAGCCTGTTGAATGTGAGTTGGTAGACGCTGAAAAGGCATTGATCAAAGTTATCAATCGAAATTCTGTGCAATTAATTGATAGTTATGGTGTTAGGTTAAAAATAAGAGAAGACGGACTCGTCATTAAATCAGTAGATCTGCCTACCATTGATCTTGCTCCTGGCAAAGATACGCTGATCGACTTGTCGTCTTATTTACCAAGATTTAAAGCCGGACTGGAATATTTAGCGGACATCCATTTTTTACTCTCACAGACAACGGAATGGGCACAAGCCGGGTTTGAAGTGGCTTCGAACCAATTCGCATTGACCGGCATCCCTCAAACCCAAACCAAGGCGAAGACGTTTTCAACCGTTCGGATGAAACAAGACGATCAATCAATTTCGGTATTTGGAGATGATTTTCAGTTGCTGATTGATAAAGCCAATGGTGCACTTACCTCATATAAACTAAAAGAAGTGGAGCAAATATATCGTCCATTGCTTCCTAACTTTAGTCGTCCTTTAACCGATAATGACGAACGAGGATGGAGACCTAATGAGAAATTGAAAGAATGGTACGAAGCTACCCCAGACCTGAAATCGTTTACTGCCGAGAAAAAATCGGAGTGTATGGTCGCTATTGAAGCCATCTACTCACTTGTTGATGGTAAGGCAACTGTTACCGTGAACTATCAGGTTAATGGCGATGGTGTTATAAAGGTGAACTACCTGTTGGAGCCGCTTGATCGTTTGCCTAATATTCCAAAGGTGGGCATGCAATGCGGAATTAAAAGAAGCTATGATCAGATTGCCTGGTACGGACGTGGGCTTTACGAAAACTACATCGATCGTCGTGAAGGCTTTCCTGCGGAAATCTATCGGTTGCCTATTGAACTGTTCATGGAACCTTACGTGATGCCGCAGGAAAATGGTAACCGAACTGATGTTCGCTGGATGTATTTATCCGATCAACAATCCAATGGGTTGTTGGTTGTTGCCGATAGCCTGCTAAGCATGAGTGCCTGGCCGTACACAGAGCAAAATATCAACAAGGCCAAGCACACGAATGAACTAAAAGATGCTGGTTTCATTACCCTCAATATTGATTTGATACAAATGGGCGTGGGTGGAAACGACAGCTGGTCGGATGTTGCGGCACCACTGGAGAAATACCAAATACCGGCTCAGCGATATGCTTACAGTTTTTACTTGTTGCCAACGCAGCTAAAGGCTGAAAAACTCAGTCAAACAGCCCGGAAAATTAAATTTTGA
- a CDS encoding SDR family oxidoreductase, with translation MDRIQELFSLDGLQIVITGASSGLGLNQAILLAECGARVVALSRTGEAKVDLRKELPNSLVFDRMDVTNELEVEEKMKAIGESGGIDVLINNAGITMRKSVQEIADEEWRKIHDVNINGIFYCCKHAFPFLSKSKHIGRVINISSMASYLGFSEVVPYSSSKAAVLGITRGLAVEWRNQNILVNSVSPGWFPSLMSQQVMDDDRREKILNKIPLGRFGKPEELSSVIGFLASSAATYINGQDFSVDGGALAFGY, from the coding sequence ATGGACAGAATTCAGGAATTATTCTCGCTGGACGGATTACAAATAGTGATAACCGGAGCATCCAGTGGACTGGGCCTGAATCAGGCCATCCTATTGGCTGAATGTGGTGCGCGCGTTGTTGCTCTCAGCCGGACAGGCGAAGCCAAAGTTGATCTTCGAAAGGAACTCCCCAATTCCCTGGTGTTTGATCGCATGGATGTTACCAACGAGTTAGAAGTAGAAGAAAAGATGAAGGCGATTGGCGAGTCAGGAGGTATTGATGTGCTGATCAATAATGCGGGAATTACCATGCGAAAATCGGTACAGGAAATAGCAGATGAGGAATGGCGAAAAATTCACGATGTTAACATAAACGGCATCTTTTATTGCTGTAAACATGCTTTCCCATTTCTTTCGAAATCAAAACATATTGGGCGTGTAATTAATATTTCATCCATGGCTTCTTATCTTGGTTTCTCTGAAGTGGTGCCTTATAGTTCGAGTAAAGCAGCTGTTTTGGGTATTACCAGAGGCTTGGCTGTTGAATGGCGAAATCAAAACATTCTGGTAAATTCTGTTTCTCCGGGATGGTTTCCTTCATTGATGAGTCAGCAGGTCATGGATGATGATCGACGCGAAAAGATTCTTAATAAAATACCTTTAGGCCGATTTGGTAAACCCGAAGAACTATCATCAGTGATAGGCTTTTTAGCATCGTCGGCTGCAACGTACATAAATGGACAGGATTTTTCGGTTGATGGAGGCGCACTCGCTTTTGGTTATTAA
- a CDS encoding sialate O-acetylesterase: MNKITSKLLLLFFACVAIFSSVQAKVKMSALFADHMVLQQQSEVAIWGWADARSEVNVTTSWNDKSYTANAAKDGKFKLMVETPAAGGPYEITVSDGEALTIENVLIGEVWLCSGQSNMEMPMKGFRGQPVLGSNMDILKSNNENIRVITVPRSSQTVAQENFEAKWKVADAAAIRNFSATGYYFGRLLNEMLDVPIGLIEVSYGGSCVQAWMSPETSVAFEGKQVPAPGDTIPVPNRTPTVLFNGMLNPVIGYGMKGCIWYQGETNYQEPDRYEELFPTMVNEWRELWGIGDFPFYYAQIAPFDYSVFYSSKDVKEKYNSAYLRDAQRKALDNIPNSGMAVLMDVGEETCIHPMHKQEGGERLALWALGETYDLPDFSYKSPAYDAFEVKGSQAVISFKDVANGLTTFGKELTGFEIAGENKVFYPADVFLRTKSVVVSSPRVERPVAVRYAFKDFIVGTLYGTDGLPVSSFRTDDW; encoded by the coding sequence ATGAATAAAATTACATCTAAACTCTTACTCCTGTTTTTTGCTTGTGTTGCCATTTTTAGTTCAGTGCAAGCCAAAGTGAAAATGTCCGCTTTATTTGCTGATCACATGGTGTTGCAGCAGCAGTCCGAAGTTGCTATTTGGGGATGGGCTGATGCCCGATCGGAAGTAAACGTAACGACTTCGTGGAACGATAAATCTTATACCGCAAACGCAGCAAAGGATGGTAAATTTAAGTTGATGGTGGAAACGCCTGCAGCGGGAGGACCTTATGAAATTACCGTTAGTGATGGTGAAGCGTTAACCATCGAGAATGTTCTGATTGGCGAGGTTTGGTTGTGTTCGGGGCAGTCGAATATGGAAATGCCTATGAAAGGTTTTCGCGGGCAGCCGGTGCTTGGCTCTAATATGGATATTCTGAAATCAAACAACGAGAATATTCGTGTAATCACCGTGCCACGTAGTTCACAAACTGTTGCTCAGGAAAATTTTGAAGCGAAATGGAAAGTGGCCGATGCTGCAGCAATTCGTAATTTCAGTGCTACAGGCTATTATTTCGGACGGCTGCTCAATGAAATGCTGGATGTGCCCATTGGATTGATCGAAGTTAGCTACGGCGGTTCTTGTGTTCAGGCCTGGATGAGCCCTGAAACATCAGTGGCATTTGAAGGGAAACAAGTGCCCGCTCCCGGAGATACTATTCCGGTTCCCAACCGCACTCCGACCGTGCTTTTTAATGGCATGCTGAATCCTGTAATTGGCTATGGAATGAAAGGATGCATTTGGTACCAGGGTGAAACAAACTATCAGGAACCAGATCGTTACGAAGAGCTCTTTCCAACAATGGTAAACGAGTGGCGTGAGTTGTGGGGAATTGGCGATTTTCCTTTCTACTACGCACAGATCGCACCTTTCGATTATTCGGTATTTTATAGTTCCAAAGATGTCAAAGAGAAATACAATTCGGCTTATTTGCGCGATGCCCAGCGAAAAGCCTTGGATAATATTCCCAACAGTGGAATGGCAGTGTTGATGGATGTGGGCGAAGAGACTTGTATTCACCCCATGCACAAACAAGAGGGCGGTGAACGCCTTGCTTTGTGGGCTTTGGGAGAAACATACGATTTGCCCGATTTTAGCTACAAAAGCCCGGCCTATGATGCTTTCGAAGTAAAAGGCAGTCAGGCTGTTATTTCGTTTAAAGATGTAGCAAATGGGTTGACTACCTTCGGCAAAGAGCTTACTGGTTTTGAAATTGCCGGAGAAAATAAAGTGTTTTATCCGGCTGACGTCTTTTTGCGTACAAAATCGGTGGTTGTGTCTTCTCCACGGGTTGAAAGGCCGGTTGCTGTGCGCTATGCTTTTAAGGATTTTATTGTAGGAACACTATATGGAACTGATGGATTGCCGGTTTCTTCATTCAGAACCGACGACTGGTGA